In the genome of Ureibacillus sp. FSL W7-1570, the window TGGGCAATGAAAATCGCGGCAATGGATTGATATAATGTAGAACCGTCCAAATTAAATGAATATCCTGTTGGAATGACGAAGGATGTAATATCCTTTGGACAGCCAAAACGTTCCATTTTTTGCATAATGCGCGGCAATACCGTTTCGGAACTGGATGTGGAGTAAGCCAAGATCAGCTCGTCCTTTAGCACTTTAATTACTTGGAAAATATTCACATTGACAATTTTCGCTGTAACGCCCAATACGACGATGACAAAGAAAATCATCGCTGCATAAACGACAATTACCAATTTTCCAAGCGGAATCAAGGATGCCAATCCAAATTTTGAAACGGTTACAGCCATTAAACCGAATACCCCGAATGGAGCGAATTTCATCACAAGGTTTGTCACCCAGAACATGGCGTCAGCCACACCTTGTGCGACGGCAAGAACCGGTTTTCCCCGTTCTCCAATTGCTGCAACACCTAAACCGAACAATACGGAGAAGAAGATGACGGATAACATGTCACCTTGAGCCATGGAATCAATGAAGTTTGTCGGTACAATTCCTACGATGGTATCGATGAAACCTCCATCATGTTCAACTTGTTCAGTGGTTTCCACATAGGATGAAATATCCGTTTGCTCCAATTGATTCATATCGATGCCTTCGCCCGGTTTAAACACGTTTGTGATCAGTAAACCGAGGATGATGGCAATGGTCGTGATAATTTCAAAATATATCAATGTTTTACCGCCAAGACGGCCGAGTTGTTTCAAATCGCCAGTGCCGGCAACTCCGACAATAAGCGTCGAAACGATGATTGGCACAACAATCATTTTAATCAAGTTCAAAAAGATGGTGCCAAGTGGTTTCAAATATGTTTCGACTGCTGGATTTCCATAAAATACAGCCCCTACAACAATCCCCAATACTAACGCGATCAAAATCTGTGCCGCTAAACTGAGTTTGAATTTTCTTTTCAAAAGATTCCCCCCCTGTTTAAGTAAAAAAATACGAGTTTATAATAATCAGACACTTACAAAATCCGACAAAATCCGAGAAAAATTTTTTTTAATTTGTTTTACTTGCGATATCTGCAAACAACACTTGGATGAATTTTTTTATGTTAATTTTTACTTTTCTTTCTTCATTATTTTTGATTTGACTCATCAATTTCCGTATTTCTGTAAATTCAAAATAGCGGGGGGCATAATATTCAAACTCGGAATTTGTATAATCCACCAAACCTAAATTGGCCAAATTGATCATTGCAGCCAAAATCGTGCGGCGTATACGCTGTTCAATCGATTTGCTTTCTTTTATGATTTCGTCTGGGGTTGTTTTTGTCAGTTTTGCAACCCGTTCATATAATTCTTTTAATGGAGGAAGGGGAGTATTTTTTTGTCTATCCATCATCAACAATTCAATAATTTTAGTGATATCTTCGCTTCCCACTTCCCCGATGATGCCCATATCATTCAGGATGCTTAAAACATGGTCGCGGGTGGATTTTTTTGATTGATGGATATTCGGTGTTTCAATATTTGAAAGGGACTCACGTATAGCGGAAATGGAGTTTTTTAACCGGTATTGTTCCTCCGTTTTTCTCAAAACCATCTCCACTTCCACTTTATTGATGGGTTTATGGATAAAAAATTCAATCCCCTTTTCGTAAGCTTGGGCAACCATATCTTTATTGACCACTTGGGAGATCATGATGAATTTTCCATCGTAATGGTATTCACGGAGCTGTTCGATTGTTGCCAAACCGTCCAATTTCGGCATCAACAGATCAATGATGACAAAGTCCGGCTGCATCACGAGAATTTGGTTTATCGCTTCTTCCCCATTGGAAGCTTCTCCAATAACCGTTCCGAGTTGACTATCTTCAATGATTTGGGAGAGCATGGCACGGCTTGCCCGATCGTCATCCACTATAAAATATCTCATCTTTAGACCCCTTCTTATAAATTGTTAATCGGAATTTTTATTGAAAATACGGTTGTTTCATTGCTTTCCACATGAATGGTTCCGTTGAATTTATCGACGATTGCTTGCACATGGGATAAGCCGATCCCCGTTGAAGGTACTCCTTGGCGGTTAAATTTTGTCGTAAATCCCGGGTCGAAAATGACAGGGATCAAATTTTTTGAAATTCCTGCTCCTGTATCTTCCACGGTGATGGTTGCAAAATCTTTCGAAGTATTGATGGAGATACGGATTGTCCCTTCCTTTTCAATCGCTTCCACGGCATTCGCGACTAGATTATTCATGAGCGCCAGTAATGGAATGTGTTCTTTCGTACGGAAATCATGATTGCAAGAAATGGCAATTTCAATCTTTTTGTTTAGCATTTCACTGTATTTTTCATTTGCTTCTTTTACATATTGAAGCAATTCTGAGATGAAATAAGCATCCAATTGTTCCATATTCAGTATTTTGGCGAGACCTGCATAAATCCGTTGTTCATCTTTTTTTACTTCGTGAATTTCTTGGGCAATGGACAGGGCTTTCATGCTCAACATTGGGTCGATCTTTTTTAATTGGTCATACAAACTGTAACTATCCGCGGTAATTTGTTCGATTTCATTCATCGATTTTTTTAAATATAATGCTTCGACGTATAGAGTGGAGATGAAATTTAATAATTGCTGCACTTGCCTTTTTTGTTCCTTTACCGTAATGGAACTATAAATGCCCACGACAAAGAAACTTCGGATGAAGGCAACAAGAAGCAACAATACAATTTCTTTCATCGTCAATGGAATGTTGGTTATAAATAAAGAAGTTGCCAATTGTTCAACCGAATTGCTCGCAAATTCAATAATGGTGACCAAACTGGCCAACAGGAACGGTTTCGATTTAAGCTGTTCAAGTTTGATCATGTATAAACCGAAAGCAAATAAAATATAAAACAGACCGGCTGGCAAGTGTGTAAGAATGGCATTTGTAAAAGCGCTTTCAAAAAAGGCAACGTCCAAGATTGTGCGGAACAATACAATGACGATTCCGGTAATGAAGCCGGTATGAATCAGCGGTAAAGGAAGAATTAATACCGCCAATAAAAACATGACGGTTCCCAATCCGAAGCGGAATGGAGCTCCCTCATAAGGTATGACTTTCACTTCACTGGCGATGGCGGTTACAATGGCAACAGCGAAGATCAACAAAACATCATGCCGTTTGATGATGGATTTTGATTGTTCCATTTTAGACTCCTTGAATAAATGGTTCTTTCCCTATTCTAATCGAAAATAAAAGGAAAATAAAAAGTAATCATTCATTGCTTGCATGAAAAAAACCACTACTGTTTTCAGTAGTGGTTGAGCTTTCTTCGTATGGTGGAGGAAGAGGGATTCGAACCCCCGCGCGGTTTGACCCGCCTGTCGGTTTTCAAGACCGATCCCTTCAGCCAGACTTGGGTATTCCTCCATTTCGACAAAAAGTAATGTATCATAATTTTTCTTACAAGTCAATATTCAAAATTTATAAAATTGAAGGATGGATAGGATGATAAAGGCAGTTTGTGTTATTAATTGAAGAATCGCCAGAACAAAACATTGCAAATTCTCATTTAAATGAGGTATACTAATTTATGCCGTGCTAGGTGGGGAGGTAGCGGTGCCCTGTAACTCGCAATCCGCTCAAGCGAGACTGAATTCCTTTTTGAGGCTGTGTGCATGTAGGGTTTGCCTCTTGCACGTAGCGTTGAAGGTTGGGTCCCGCGCAATGGGTAGCCATGAACCATGTCAGGTCCGGAAGGAAGCAGCATTAAGTGGTTTCACCCATGTGCCGTGGGGTAGCCTGACCCGAGCTGGCGACAAGAGTAGCACCTATGTGCCTCAGTCGAGAAAAGGTGCACGGCATTATTGATTAAAGAATCGAGTGCCGTACAGGCTTTTTTTATAATAAAATAAAAAAGGTTTTTTGAAATAACTGTAGAAATTCAAATTAAATTGGATTTCTACAGTTTTTTTATTTGTTCCAGGGATAATAGCGGTAATAAGAAATCCATAGCGAACAATTTCTTAATAGATTATTAAAAATTTCTTATTTTTTCTAATTTTAGGAACTATACGATTAAATAAACGTACTAATTTATAAAGGAGAAGTAAAGGAGATGTGAACGGGTGTACAGAAATATTTTTGTTTTAATGACGTTGGTCTTTTTAACCTTTTTTATTCATATTGATACAGCTCGCGCTGCGCCCCAATTGGAAGTGAAGGCCGAAATTGGGGTCAATAATACCGTCAAATTATATCAACCATTGCCGTTAAAATTAACCATCACGAATAACGGAAGCGCCTTTTCCGGCGATATGGTCATTGATGCGGCTGTCACTTATTCAGCCGGATCTGCCCAAGTATTTCCGTTAGATTTGGCGGAAGGGGAAACAAAAACATTATCGATTTATTTGGATGGTTTTTCTGACGATTATATTTATCGCACACAAAACGAACCACTCTTCACTTTCTATGAAGGTGGAATCGAAAAGGGGAAAGCAATCGATTTTTCAGGGGATAAAAATCCACGTTTTCGATATTTCCATGACGGGGATACCGCTTTTATTTTCACCTATACAGAAAATAGCGACCGTTTGGCGGCCCTATTGCGTTTAAGCCAATATGTGCCGAACTACAATATTGAAATTTTCAACCTGAACCAAATTTCCGGTTATGAGTTCCCTTCGGATGTAAAAGGGTTTGCAATGGCGGATTTATTCGTTGTGGATGAGATGAACATTGCTGATTTATCGGAAGAGGAACAACGGGCGATTTTTGAATGGGTCAAAAAGGGAGGAATCCTTCTCGTCGGGGCATCGGAGCAAATCGAGCGTTCCATGGGAATATTCGGCGAATATCTTCCTTTACAATTGTCCAATGAAAAAGCCGTTGTTACAAAAGAAGCATTGGGCACATTGTCCAAAGGCGGCCTCTTTACGGAAAATATTGAAGTGTTTCAGGCAACCGAACGGGAAGGGAGCAAAAGAATCCTTGCTGATGGGGATACCGTTCTCGCTTCTTCCGTTGATTTAGGAAAAGGGAAAATTATTCAGACGACTTTTTCGTTGGGGGATCAGCCCCTTTCCACGATGGATGGATACGGGAAATTGTTAAACGAAATTTTGGATGTCCAAACGAGTTTATTAGGTTGGATCAGCGGGGATTATTTGGACTCATTATCTTATGAAGTCAGAAATTTCAACGAATTATTCCCTTACTTCCAAGTGAATACCGTATTGATCATCGTCACAATCATCCTTTATATGTTCATTGTTGGACCGATTTTATATTTCCTATTGAAAAAGATGGACAAAAGGGAACATGCATGGTGGGTGATCCCGGCACTTTCGATTGTGCTCACTTTATTGATGTTCATTGTTGGTGCCAAAGACCGCATCATGCAGTCGCAAATTAATCAGTCCGCTTTTTATAAAGTGGATGGAAACGATCTGTCGGGATATTATGTGGAGTCCATTTTAACGAACCGGGGCGGGGATTTTGTTTTGTCGATGGATGAAAATACCTCCGCTTTTGCAACGGTTGATTATAGTGTGGCCAATACGGGAAGGTTGCATGAGAAAGCTTATACAAAAAATCAGGGGAATGGCTCAAGCATTCATTTGAGAAATTTGAATTATTGGTCTGTGCAATCGGTTATTGGGGAAACAAATATCCCGGATGCCGGAAATTTTGAAATTGATTTAACCGTGAAAGATTCCGGAATTGAAGGAACAGTAAAAAATAATTTCCCATTTGTGATAAAAGATGCAACCATTTGGACCGGTTCCCGGAAAATCGAAATCGGGGATATCGAGCCGAATGAAACCGTGCAAGTCTCAAAACAGCTGAACAGCACCATTTTATTAAAACCGGTTGCCCCTTCAAACTACTGGTTTGAACCGAAAAAAGCGGATGAATTAATTCCGAAAAGGATCGATCAATTAAATTACCAGGCTATCAATCTGATTGATGAAAATCAACCGGCATTGGTCGGCTGGGTGGAAGAATCGCTTGTCGGCATCCAATTGGAAGGCAGTGCCGAAGTGAGTCCAATCGCGGTCATCATTCAAACGTTCCAACCGAAGATGGAAATCAATGGGGAATTTTCAATCAATGACAGCATGATGGAAACATGGGTGTATCCTGTGAATGAGGGCTATGCTGAACTGGTTGATGAGCAAACAAAAGAATGGAGCATAAGCCCTGGAGAGTATGAATATCGAATCCAAGTTCCGGAAGAAATTTATAAACATAATTTCCAATTGACTCAAATAAAGATAAAAAATCATGAGAAGGACAGTATAGCCATGTCCATTTGGAACAATTCGACAAATCAATATGAAGCCATTACCGGTCAGGAACACGAAATAAAAGAAAAGATTGACCAATACATTTCTGAAGGCCGGGAAATTTTGATATTGCTGCAAGTCGGCGCGAATGCCGATGAATCGCTGATGCATATACCGTCTGTTGAAGTTAAGGGGGTGGCAAAAGAATGATTGAAATTCAAAATCTCACAAAAATGTTTGGCAATTTCAAAGCGCTTGATGGTTTGAATATGACGGTTGAAGAAGGAGTTGTTTTCGGTTTTGTCGGTGCCAATGGGGCAGGAAAAACCACAACCTTCTCCATCCTTGCCACCCTTCTTTCGCCGACATCAGGGGATGCGTTCATTAATGGCAAAAGCGTTGTGAAAGAACCTCAGGAAGTGCGGAGATTGATAGGCTACATGCCTGACTTTTTCGGCGTGTACGACCAGTTGAAAACCGATGAATATTTAGATTTTTATGGCGCCTGTTACGGGCTTACGGAAAAAGAGAGAAAAGTGCTCATACCGCAGCTTTTGGAGCTTGTGAATTTGTCGGATAAGCGGTATGAGTATGTGGATTTATTATCCCGGGGGATGAAACAACGGCTATGTTTGGCGCGCTCGCTCATCCATGATCCAAAAGTTTTGATTTTGGATGAACCCGCTTCCGGTTTGGATCCGCGGGCGAGGGTAGAAATGCGGGAAATCATCAAGCAGCTAAAACAAATGGGAAAAACCATCCTGATTTCATCCCATATTCTTCCTGAACTTGCGGAGATGTGTGATGAAATAGGCGTCATCGATCGCGGCAAGTTGATTACCCAAGGCAGTGTTGCAACGATTCAGGCCCAATTGCAAGGCGATAAGC includes:
- a CDS encoding ABC transporter ATP-binding protein; the protein is MIEIQNLTKMFGNFKALDGLNMTVEEGVVFGFVGANGAGKTTTFSILATLLSPTSGDAFINGKSVVKEPQEVRRLIGYMPDFFGVYDQLKTDEYLDFYGACYGLTEKERKVLIPQLLELVNLSDKRYEYVDLLSRGMKQRLCLARSLIHDPKVLILDEPASGLDPRARVEMREIIKQLKQMGKTILISSHILPELAEMCDEIGVIDRGKLITQGSVATIQAQLQGDKHISVKVLDEIEKTVKFLEEDPFISSIEVLEGNNEITFVYKGSAEEQMKLLRKAVSAGLSIYAFMEEQKDLEDVYMAITKGADAK
- a CDS encoding response regulator — protein: MRYFIVDDDRASRAMLSQIIEDSQLGTVIGEASNGEEAINQILVMQPDFVIIDLLMPKLDGLATIEQLREYHYDGKFIMISQVVNKDMVAQAYEKGIEFFIHKPINKVEVEMVLRKTEEQYRLKNSISAIRESLSNIETPNIHQSKKSTRDHVLSILNDMGIIGEVGSEDITKIIELLMMDRQKNTPLPPLKELYERVAKLTKTTPDEIIKESKSIEQRIRRTILAAMINLANLGLVDYTNSEFEYYAPRYFEFTEIRKLMSQIKNNEERKVKINIKKFIQVLFADIASKTN
- the gltP gene encoding glutamate/aspartate:proton symporter GltP, producing MKRKFKLSLAAQILIALVLGIVVGAVFYGNPAVETYLKPLGTIFLNLIKMIVVPIIVSTLIVGVAGTGDLKQLGRLGGKTLIYFEIITTIAIILGLLITNVFKPGEGIDMNQLEQTDISSYVETTEQVEHDGGFIDTIVGIVPTNFIDSMAQGDMLSVIFFSVLFGLGVAAIGERGKPVLAVAQGVADAMFWVTNLVMKFAPFGVFGLMAVTVSKFGLASLIPLGKLVIVVYAAMIFFVIVVLGVTAKIVNVNIFQVIKVLKDELILAYSTSSSETVLPRIMQKMERFGCPKDITSFVIPTGYSFNLDGSTLYQSIAAIFIAQLYGIDLSIVEQITLVLVLMVTSKGIAGVPGVSFVVLLATLGSVGIPLEGLAFIAGIDRILDMARTAVNVVGNSLAAIVMSKWERRFDENQMNEYVTELAK
- a CDS encoding ATP-binding protein; the encoded protein is MEQSKSIIKRHDVLLIFAVAIVTAIASEVKVIPYEGAPFRFGLGTVMFLLAVLILPLPLIHTGFITGIVIVLFRTILDVAFFESAFTNAILTHLPAGLFYILFAFGLYMIKLEQLKSKPFLLASLVTIIEFASNSVEQLATSLFITNIPLTMKEIVLLLLVAFIRSFFVVGIYSSITVKEQKRQVQQLLNFISTLYVEALYLKKSMNEIEQITADSYSLYDQLKKIDPMLSMKALSIAQEIHEVKKDEQRIYAGLAKILNMEQLDAYFISELLQYVKEANEKYSEMLNKKIEIAISCNHDFRTKEHIPLLALMNNLVANAVEAIEKEGTIRISINTSKDFATITVEDTGAGISKNLIPVIFDPGFTTKFNRQGVPSTGIGLSHVQAIVDKFNGTIHVESNETTVFSIKIPINNL